The genomic window ATCTCCGAAAGCCGCCTACGTGAGCATCTGAGCCAGAACCAACAGGCCTATCAGTTGCGCTTGCAAGAACTTCAAGGCGCTGGGGAATATCTGCTGAAAGGTCGAATCGAATGGCCAGAGCCAGAACGTGGCTCAGCCTCCGGACGGGCCTATCTGCTAGCGAAGAAACAACAGTATGAAACCCAGCAGCAACGCGCACAGCAGCAACAGCAGGAGTGTGAGACTCTGGTGCAGACCCTAGCACAGCAATTTTCGCTTGAGCTTGGCCGAGTCCAGGCCGAGGAACTGCTCCGCTTGCATGTACTGCTCCGGGAGGAGCAACGGCAAAGTCTGAAGACAGTCCTAGAACAGTGGCAGCGGGATTATCCACACTGGCGGTTGGAATTGGGAGGGCCTTTACCGCCTTACCACTTCACCCATCTGAGCGGCGCAGGTGTGGACGCGTGAGTGATCCCCTAGAATCTCAGCCTGAGGCGGGTCCACTGAAATTGAAGCAGAGTGAGTCAGGACTAGCGCCCCTAGTGCTGACCGTGGTGGAATTGCTGCGTCAGCTGATGGAAGCGCAGGTCATCCGCCGTATGGAAGCTGAACAACTCAGCGACGCCGAGATCGAGCGAGCAGCCAATAGTTTGCAAGCCATTGAGCAGCAAATTTTCAATGTCTGTGAGGTGCTCGATATTGATCCCGAGAAGCTAAATCTTGATTTGGGCGATGCAGGTTCGCTGTTGCCTAAACCGGGTAGTTACTATCCAGGACGGCCTTCTGAAAAGGCGTCTATTTTGGAACTGCTCGACCGGCTGATTACGACTGGTGTTGTCATTGAAGGTGACATTGATCTCGGCGTCGCTCAACTTGACCTTATCCACTTGAAGCTGCGCCTGCTACTCACTTCTAGTTCAAAACTTCAGTAAGCGAAGAGGATATTTTTCTCTTACTGAGACAACGAGTGTGCAGCACAAATCCTGCACAGGCTGCTAAAAAAACACAGCCTTAAAACAGAGTTGCCCTCCCCAAAATGGGAAGGGCTAGGCGCAGAAGCTTGGCAGAACTTTAGTCTGTGGTTCCGAGTGAGAGCGAAGCCTGATCGACAGGGGTCCATTCGGTGTGGAAGCTGCCAGGTTGATCAACACGCTCGTAGGTGTGAGCCCCGAAGTAGTCGCGTTGGGCCTGGGTGAGGTTCTGCGGCAGACGGGCGCTGCGGTAGCTGTCAAAATAATCTAGCGAGGCGCTGAAAGCAGGACAGGCAACGCCGAGTTTGGCCGCTGTTGCAATGACGTTCCGCCAAGCAGCCTGCTTCGCTAGGATCGTCTCACGGAAGTAGTCGCTGAGCAGCAGATTGGGCAGTTCGGGGTTTTGACCAAACGCCGTCTGAATTTTGTTCAAGAAGCCCGCTCGGATAATGCAGCCACCCTTCCAGATACGGGCGATCTCACCGAGGTGGAGTTCGTAACCAAACTCCTTCGAGGCTTTCTGCAACAGTGCCATGCCCTGAGCGTAGGAGCAGATTTTGGAGCAGTACAGCGCATCACGGACATCGTTGACAAAGGATTTGATGTCCCCACTGTACTTACCTTCCGGACCCGGCAGACTCTTGGAGGCAGCGACGCGCTCATTCTTGAGCGACGACATCACCCGCGCATTCACCGCCGCGACAATCGTGGGGATCGGTACGCCCATTTCTAGCGAAGTCATCACCGTCCAGCGTCCGGTGCCCTTTTGACCAGCCGCATCGAGGATCACTTCCACCAGGGGTTGCCCTGTTGTGTCATCCAGCTTGGTGAAAATATCTGCCGTGATCTCAATTAGGAACGACTCCAGTTCTTCTGTCGTGTTCCACTCCTTAAAAGTCTCGTGCAGGTCTTTGCGATCCAGCCCAGCGACGTTTTTGAGCAGGTCATAAGCCTCAGCAATGAGCTGCATGTCGCCATACTCAATGCCGTTGTGCACCATCTTGACGTAGTGACCGGCGCTCTTAGGACCGATGTAGGTCACACAAGGGCCGTCAGACACCTGAGCCGCAATCTTATTCACGATCGGCTCGATGGATTGATAGGCAGACTTTTGTCCACCCGGCATCAGACTGGGACCATGTAGGGCGCCTTCTTCGCCGCCGCTCACACCCATACCGATGAACTGCAAGCCCGCCGCTTCAAGTTCTACCGTGCGCCGGTCAGTGTCGTTAAACAGCGAGTTGCCGCCGTCAATAATAATGTCTCCTGGCTCTAGCAGAGGCTTGAGCTGGTTGATCACCGCGTCCACCGGTCCGCCGGCTTTCACCATGATCATCACTTTGCGTGGGCGCTCCAAGGAGTCGACCAGTTCTTCGAGGGAATAGGTAGGCTTAACTTGCTTGCCACCCGCCCGCTTCTTCATGAACTCATCGGTTTTTTCGGAGGTCCGGTTATAGACCGCGATAGGGAAGCCGTTGCGCTCGATGTTGAGCGCTAGGTTTTCACCCATTACAGCTAGACCGATTAGACCAAAGCTTTGCTTTGTCATGGTGTCACTCTTTCAATGTGCCAAGGCACAAACCCCCTGGGGCAAGGGCTGGCCTCTCCCAAGGGTAGCCCGATCTCATCTGAGCGCTCTGGAAGCAGAGCTTAAGTCTCTGTAAAACTGTGGCTCTTATCGGGCAAATGCCGCAGATTAAGGCATTATCAGAGGCATTATCGGGAAAATTGCCGCCAGAAGCAGAAGTGGTTAAGAGTAAGCGCTGGTGTTAGAGCTGGACTAGGTTTGCGTGGGCGAGGAGCGATAGTATGGCACAGATTTTTATTTCGGCGGGGCATGGGGGTCTAGAGAACGGCCGCCGCGATCCAGGCTTCATTGTGGCAGGTCTCGTCGAGGCCGATATTCTGATCCAGATTCGCGATTTGCTAGCAGAGCAACTCAGAGAGCGCAAGCTGCCGTTTCAATCAGTACCCGACAACCTAAGTCAGGCGCAATCGATTGCCTGGATTAATGCTCGGGGCAATCGCGAAGATATTGCCCTGGAAATTCATTTGGATTCATTTGCAAATACCATGGCCCGAGGCATCACAGCCTACTACATCG from Leptolyngbya sp. FACHB-261 includes these protein-coding regions:
- a CDS encoding GvpL/GvpF family gas vesicle protein, with amino-acid sequence MVYTFAFLSAPPPRQKPRGLQDTAIEYIVVGDLAAAVESGISLDALQQSDERLLEAAVRHDQVICHLCQDQTVLPLRFGTVFISESRLREHLSQNQQAYQLRLQELQGAGEYLLKGRIEWPEPERGSASGRAYLLAKKQQYETQQQRAQQQQQECETLVQTLAQQFSLELGRVQAEELLRLHVLLREEQRQSLKTVLEQWQRDYPHWRLELGGPLPPYHFTHLSGAGVDA
- a CDS encoding gas vesicle protein K, with amino-acid sequence MSDPLESQPEAGPLKLKQSESGLAPLVLTVVELLRQLMEAQVIRRMEAEQLSDAEIERAANSLQAIEQQIFNVCEVLDIDPEKLNLDLGDAGSLLPKPGSYYPGRPSEKASILELLDRLITTGVVIEGDIDLGVAQLDLIHLKLRLLLTSSSKLQ
- the gnd gene encoding decarboxylating NADP(+)-dependent phosphogluconate dehydrogenase → MTKQSFGLIGLAVMGENLALNIERNGFPIAVYNRTSEKTDEFMKKRAGGKQVKPTYSLEELVDSLERPRKVMIMVKAGGPVDAVINQLKPLLEPGDIIIDGGNSLFNDTDRRTVELEAAGLQFIGMGVSGGEEGALHGPSLMPGGQKSAYQSIEPIVNKIAAQVSDGPCVTYIGPKSAGHYVKMVHNGIEYGDMQLIAEAYDLLKNVAGLDRKDLHETFKEWNTTEELESFLIEITADIFTKLDDTTGQPLVEVILDAAGQKGTGRWTVMTSLEMGVPIPTIVAAVNARVMSSLKNERVAASKSLPGPEGKYSGDIKSFVNDVRDALYCSKICSYAQGMALLQKASKEFGYELHLGEIARIWKGGCIIRAGFLNKIQTAFGQNPELPNLLLSDYFRETILAKQAAWRNVIATAAKLGVACPAFSASLDYFDSYRSARLPQNLTQAQRDYFGAHTYERVDQPGSFHTEWTPVDQASLSLGTTD